From a single Brassica napus cultivar Da-Ae chromosome C9, Da-Ae, whole genome shotgun sequence genomic region:
- the LOC125592466 gene encoding uncharacterized protein LOC125592466, producing MSLRIQDFKSVDEYNSEMFKIVSTLKLCGKEITDEDMLEKTLSTFHTNNMVLGHQYREKGFKSYEDLIPCLLRVEQNNELLMRNSEMRPPGSTPLPEAHAAEEAMNESNHVHHDKPHGHCRGGWRGRGRGQYNLHGCGNSYGRGRGYQFHSGRGRGRICGVSKPQHSTRSVCHRCGISNHWAKNCRTPKHLVDVYQENFEREES from the coding sequence ATGAGTCTCAGGATCCAGGActtcaagtccgtggatgaATATAACTCAGAAATGTTCAAAATTGTTTCTACATTGAAGTTGTGTGGTAAGGAGATCACAGATGAGGATATGTTGGAAAAGACATTGTCCACCTTTCACACAAATAATATGGTGTTAGGACACCAGTACCGTGAAAAAGGATTCAAGAGTTATGAAGATCTGATTCCATGTTTGTTGCGTGttgagcaaaacaatgagttactgatgagaaacagtgagatgagacctccaGGATCCACACCATTACCTGAAGCACATGCAGCCGAAGAAGCTATGAATGAATCTAACCATGTCCATCATGATAAACCACACGGCCATTGCCGTGGTGGATGGAGAGGACGTGGCCGCGGCCAATACAACTTACATGGCTGCGGGAATAGCTATGGAAGAGGCCGTGGATATCAATTTCATTCAGGCCGTGGTCGAGGCAGAATCTGTGGTGTTTCTAAACCACAACACTCGACCAGATCAGTGTGTCATAGGTGTGGAATAagtaatcattgggctaagaattgtaggactcccaagcatctagttgaTGTGTACCAAGAGAattttgaaagggaagaatcctga